In a single window of the Dysgonomonas mossii genome:
- a CDS encoding DNA-binding protein yields MTRVIRFAELRRIKDTLPDGSIHQIAEKLELPVETVWNYFGGYSYEKGQSCGIHIEPGPDGGYVSIDDTTILDMALEMMESREA; encoded by the coding sequence ATGACTAGAGTTATCAGATTTGCAGAGCTAAGAAGGATTAAGGACACCTTACCGGATGGAAGTATACACCAAATAGCAGAAAAGTTAGAACTCCCGGTGGAAACTGTATGGAACTACTTTGGCGGATATAGTTACGAAAAAGGTCAAAGCTGCGGAATTCATATAGAACCGGGCCCGGATGGAGGATATGTCTCTATTGATGATACCACTATTTTGGATATGGCTTTAGAAATGATGGAATCAAGGGAGGCCTAA
- a CDS encoding universal stress protein, with product MEDKLVTLAIHTNEKAQILKHVLEGENIEVHINDVDLDNPGVSAGVRIRIKESDLPKALSVVESRHLFSYDEEETYRTDDGRQRILIPVDFSDYSLKACRIAFNLARELGAKVKILHVYFNPYYPTALPMAEAFAYQGKEEKEFQNIIEKVKENIQRLCNTIDKKVSEGEFPSVNYSYVLREGLPEEEIVTFTKEYKPSIIVMGTRGKDQKDADLIGSVTAEVIEMTHVPLIAIPENTPFKDFKDVKHIAFLTNFSQRDLISFDLLAKLLQPYQDIRISLTHIAVKKSDQWDEIKLQGIKTYFSKQYPNLNLDYKLIDTSDMLKSLDEYIKDDGIQVLALTTSKRNIFARMFSPSISRKMLFHSDTPLFVLRG from the coding sequence ATGGAAGATAAATTAGTAACACTAGCTATTCATACAAATGAAAAAGCCCAAATATTAAAACATGTATTGGAAGGTGAGAACATTGAAGTACATATCAATGATGTAGATCTTGATAATCCCGGAGTATCGGCCGGAGTTCGTATCCGAATAAAAGAATCTGATCTTCCTAAGGCGTTGAGTGTTGTAGAAAGTCGCCATTTGTTTAGCTACGATGAGGAAGAAACATATCGTACCGATGATGGACGCCAAAGGATTTTAATCCCTGTGGACTTCTCCGATTACTCTCTTAAGGCTTGTCGTATCGCTTTCAATCTGGCTCGTGAGCTGGGTGCAAAGGTCAAAATACTCCATGTGTATTTCAATCCTTATTATCCTACCGCCCTTCCTATGGCAGAGGCTTTTGCCTATCAGGGGAAAGAGGAAAAGGAATTTCAAAACATAATAGAGAAAGTAAAAGAGAATATTCAACGCCTCTGCAATACCATCGATAAGAAAGTATCTGAAGGCGAATTTCCGTCAGTGAATTATTCTTATGTACTTAGAGAGGGCTTGCCCGAAGAAGAAATTGTGACATTTACAAAGGAATATAAGCCATCAATCATCGTAATGGGCACTAGAGGGAAAGACCAGAAGGATGCCGACCTGATAGGTAGCGTAACAGCCGAAGTGATAGAAATGACACATGTGCCGCTGATAGCCATTCCCGAGAATACTCCGTTTAAGGATTTCAAGGATGTGAAGCACATTGCGTTTCTTACAAACTTTAGCCAAAGAGACCTAATTTCGTTCGACTTGTTAGCTAAATTATTACAACCTTATCAGGATATCCGTATCTCTTTGACTCATATTGCTGTGAAAAAATCGGATCAGTGGGACGAAATTAAGCTTCAAGGTATTAAAACGTACTTCTCGAAGCAATATCCAAATTTGAATCTCGATTATAAGCTCATCGATACTTCCGATATGCTGAAAAGCCTCGACGAATATATAAAAGATGATGGAATACAGGTATTGGCACTAACAACTAGCAAACGCAATATATTTGCCCGGATGTTTAGCCCTAGTATCTCCCGCAAGATGTTGTTCCACTCAGATACTCCGTTATTTGTATTGAGAGGGTAG
- a CDS encoding TlpA family protein disulfide reductase, giving the protein MKKIYLFFLLLLSLSITQCTKPGPKIIERPVYGLQNTKTIEIAKIILTDSATILYIDAYSYPETWIRIDSATYIQADGKKYIITGADSIKLNKEHWMPESGETHFTLFFPPIPKGTKTIDFIESDCDNCFKIWDIDLTGKAKAYKPSLPDNVLNYKTNKDYKLPEPVFKSGRTKVTLYLTGLKDGYAIGEPELSVENIIAQERDGVAGKKESDGKYTFDVDLYSTSTGYLFCNNISIKVILNPGEDMEVYYDATAFSKRNSRYNPQPDLAFGGFTGGLSELNTQLLQYKDSVIAYNFMLHAYWDLSDPAILDMDSEQYLDYIFGLYDEKIQKVEKSDLPQAMKQIVKYNLKSSLINNISLKHRVYELSYRKKNKLDWNKPVEKTLPKATEKDFLALKKVNLNDSMLVYSDDLSYTVLSLLNSKPADLSIEEITDTKSGYFQDMEKVSKIIKKGFLLEELTSNDEKKLSEASTPYYKEVYTQIFEKSKREQEEALAKGGFMIESTPVVTNDKILESIIAKYKGQVVFVDFWATWCGPCLMAMKTIKPIKPQMKEKGVVSVYISGETSPKGKWTSMLPEIGGLHYYLTDLQWGALEKKYNIDGIPTYMIFDKNGKKVFETTGYPGNDKILEELSKVW; this is encoded by the coding sequence ATGAAAAAAATTTATTTATTTTTTCTCCTTCTTTTGAGTTTATCTATAACCCAGTGTACAAAACCCGGTCCTAAAATTATAGAAAGACCTGTGTATGGATTACAGAATACAAAAACGATTGAAATAGCCAAGATCATCCTGACTGATTCAGCCACAATTTTGTATATAGATGCTTATTCTTATCCGGAAACCTGGATTCGGATAGATTCGGCCACATATATTCAAGCTGATGGAAAAAAGTATATAATAACAGGAGCAGATAGCATAAAACTCAATAAAGAGCATTGGATGCCCGAGAGTGGCGAGACTCATTTTACACTATTCTTTCCGCCGATACCAAAAGGAACTAAAACAATAGACTTTATTGAATCTGATTGTGATAATTGTTTCAAGATATGGGATATCGACCTTACAGGAAAAGCTAAAGCTTATAAACCCTCTTTACCTGATAATGTATTGAATTATAAAACCAATAAAGATTACAAGCTACCGGAGCCTGTATTTAAGTCCGGCAGGACAAAAGTGACTTTATATCTGACAGGGTTAAAAGATGGGTATGCAATAGGCGAACCCGAGCTTAGCGTAGAAAATATAATTGCACAGGAAAGGGATGGAGTTGCAGGGAAAAAAGAATCAGATGGGAAATACACTTTCGATGTAGACCTGTATTCTACATCCACAGGATATCTTTTTTGTAATAATATATCGATAAAGGTAATACTCAACCCGGGAGAAGATATGGAAGTATATTATGATGCGACGGCTTTCTCAAAACGGAATTCTCGCTATAACCCGCAGCCGGATTTAGCTTTCGGAGGATTCACCGGCGGATTATCCGAGCTGAATACACAGCTTTTACAATACAAAGATTCTGTGATTGCTTATAATTTTATGTTGCATGCATATTGGGATCTTAGCGATCCGGCAATTCTGGACATGGACAGCGAGCAGTACCTTGATTACATCTTTGGGCTTTATGACGAAAAGATACAGAAAGTTGAAAAATCAGACCTGCCTCAAGCTATGAAGCAAATTGTGAAGTATAATCTAAAAAGTTCTCTTATAAACAATATATCCCTGAAACACAGAGTATACGAATTGAGCTATCGCAAAAAGAACAAACTGGATTGGAATAAACCTGTTGAAAAAACTCTTCCTAAAGCAACAGAAAAAGATTTTCTTGCTCTTAAAAAAGTAAATCTTAATGACTCGATGTTGGTTTACTCTGATGATCTTAGTTATACGGTATTAAGCTTGCTGAATAGTAAACCTGCTGATTTAAGTATCGAAGAGATAACAGATACCAAATCCGGATATTTCCAAGACATGGAAAAGGTTTCAAAAATAATAAAGAAAGGTTTTCTTTTGGAAGAACTAACGTCAAATGATGAAAAGAAATTGTCTGAAGCTTCAACACCGTATTATAAAGAGGTATATACACAAATCTTTGAAAAAAGTAAGCGAGAACAGGAAGAAGCATTGGCAAAGGGTGGGTTTATGATTGAATCAACACCGGTTGTGACAAATGATAAAATACTGGAATCTATTATTGCTAAATACAAAGGACAAGTTGTTTTTGTCGATTTTTGGGCAACGTGGTGCGGCCCGTGCCTGATGGCTATGAAAACAATAAAACCAATAAAACCTCAAATGAAAGAGAAAGGGGTTGTTTCTGTATATATTTCGGGAGAAACATCGCCTAAGGGTAAATGGACAAGCATGCTGCCTGAGATCGGTGGTCTACATTATTACCTTACAGATCTACAATGGGGTGCTTTGGAAAAGAAATATAATATAGATGGAATTCCAACCTATATGATTTTTGACAAGAACGGTAAGAAAGTTTTTGAAACTACAGGATATCCCGGAAATGATAAAATCTTAGAAGAATTATCGAAAGTATGGTGA
- a CDS encoding dipeptidyl-peptidase 3 family protein gives MKKTVLIAMTGFSMLFAGCGGTQKASLGEAALTDSVPADFKYEVDAFADLQILRYYVPGFNNLSLQQKELVYYLSMAAIEGRDILYDQNNKYNLAIRRVLEAIYENYKGDKNTNDYKEFEVYLKRVWFSNGIHHHYGEEKFLPGFSKQFFAEQVKALPDNLIPRTSRSGNESVNADDFIKMITPVMFDPNVMAKKVNQSGNDLILSSANNYYGEDVTQKEVQAFYGAMKDTTDQTPISYGLNSRLVKQGNKLVEDVWKVGGLYSPAIERIVGWLEKAEAVAENDQQKAVITKLISYYKTGDLKTFDEYAIAWVEDLKSQVDFVNGFTEVYGDPLGIKASWESVVNFKNVEATKRTEVISSNAQWFEDHSPVDKRFKKESVKGVSAKVITVAQLGGDCYPATPIGINLPNADWIRKDHGSKSVTIENIMEAYDAAGAHTGFNDEFMWSEHEVNSVKQYGFITDVLHTDLHECLGHGSGKLLPEVDPNALGEFSSTIEEARADLFGLYFLADPKLVELGIIPNGDAYKAEYYKFMMNGLMTQLVRIEPGKNIEESHMRNRQLIAKWVYEKGKADNVVEYKVRDGKTYVVVNDYNKLRTLFGDLLAEIQRIKSEGDFKGAKAIVENYAVKVDQKLHSEVLARYKKLNMKPYKGFVNPTFELVKDSNGKITDVKINYKEGYAEQMIRYSKEFSSLPTFND, from the coding sequence ATGAAAAAAACAGTATTAATTGCTATGACAGGATTTTCAATGTTGTTTGCAGGCTGTGGAGGAACGCAAAAAGCATCCCTTGGAGAGGCTGCATTGACAGACTCTGTTCCTGCTGATTTTAAATATGAGGTTGATGCCTTTGCCGATCTCCAAATTCTACGTTATTACGTTCCCGGGTTCAATAACCTTTCGTTACAACAAAAGGAACTGGTTTACTATCTATCGATGGCAGCCATCGAAGGGCGTGATATTCTTTACGACCAAAATAATAAATACAATCTGGCTATCCGCCGTGTGCTCGAAGCTATATATGAAAATTATAAAGGAGACAAGAATACGAACGATTATAAAGAGTTTGAGGTTTATCTGAAACGTGTTTGGTTCTCTAACGGTATACATCACCACTATGGAGAAGAAAAATTCCTTCCGGGCTTTTCTAAACAGTTTTTTGCCGAACAGGTTAAAGCCTTACCCGATAATCTGATTCCAAGAACCAGCCGTTCGGGGAATGAATCTGTGAATGCAGATGATTTTATAAAAATGATTACTCCTGTCATGTTTGATCCGAATGTGATGGCTAAGAAAGTAAATCAGTCGGGTAACGACCTAATTCTTTCTTCAGCTAATAACTATTATGGAGAAGACGTCACTCAGAAAGAAGTACAGGCTTTCTATGGAGCTATGAAAGATACGACAGATCAAACTCCGATTTCCTACGGTCTTAACAGCCGCCTTGTAAAACAAGGGAACAAGCTGGTAGAAGATGTGTGGAAAGTAGGAGGTCTTTATTCCCCTGCTATTGAACGAATCGTAGGATGGCTAGAGAAGGCTGAAGCTGTAGCTGAAAATGATCAACAGAAAGCTGTTATCACTAAGCTGATTTCTTATTACAAAACAGGAGACCTAAAGACATTTGACGAATATGCGATAGCGTGGGTAGAAGATCTGAAATCTCAGGTTGATTTTGTAAATGGCTTTACCGAAGTATATGGTGATCCGCTAGGAATTAAAGCAAGTTGGGAATCGGTGGTAAACTTCAAGAATGTAGAAGCTACCAAACGAACAGAAGTTATCAGCTCAAACGCTCAATGGTTTGAAGATCACTCTCCGGTGGATAAACGTTTCAAAAAAGAAAGTGTGAAGGGGGTATCTGCAAAAGTAATTACAGTAGCTCAACTGGGCGGAGATTGTTATCCTGCAACGCCTATCGGTATCAACCTGCCTAATGCCGACTGGATACGGAAAGATCATGGGTCAAAATCGGTGACAATAGAAAATATAATGGAGGCCTACGATGCTGCTGGAGCACATACAGGCTTTAATGATGAGTTTATGTGGTCTGAACATGAAGTTAACTCAGTAAAGCAATATGGTTTTATAACAGACGTATTGCATACCGACCTTCACGAATGTTTAGGGCATGGCTCGGGTAAATTGCTGCCGGAGGTTGATCCGAATGCATTAGGAGAATTCAGCTCGACAATAGAAGAAGCCCGTGCCGATTTGTTCGGTCTTTATTTCCTTGCCGATCCTAAGCTTGTAGAACTAGGTATAATACCGAATGGCGATGCATACAAAGCGGAGTATTATAAGTTTATGATGAATGGTCTTATGACTCAGTTGGTGCGGATAGAACCGGGTAAGAATATAGAAGAATCGCACATGCGCAATCGTCAGTTGATCGCTAAATGGGTTTATGAAAAAGGAAAAGCAGACAATGTAGTCGAATATAAAGTGAGAGACGGAAAAACATACGTTGTAGTGAACGATTACAATAAATTACGGACTCTGTTTGGGGATCTGTTAGCTGAAATTCAACGTATAAAATCGGAAGGCGATTTTAAAGGGGCAAAAGCGATTGTAGAAAATTATGCTGTCAAGGTAGACCAAAAATTGCATAGTGAAGTTTTAGCTCGTTATAAGAAGTTGAATATGAAGCCTTACAAGGGATTTGTAAACCCTACTTTCGAATTGGTGAAAGATAGCAATGGTAAAATTACAGATGTGAAAATTAATTATAAAGAAGGTTATGCAGAGCAAATGATTCGATACTCGAAAGAGTTCTCTTCATTGCCAACATTCAATGATTAA
- a CDS encoding tetratricopeptide repeat protein, protein MKILIISSIFFLSTLPLLSQSKKDIAAQKGIEAVKLMDCGKVEESITLLKEAQKLDPANIVYPYEIAYAHCLEENYEEAINILKPIQENEDASDTFFQMLGICYNSIGNNEGAIKTFEEGIKKFPDSGALYFELGNAYMAQDEKYTALSYFEKGIAADPKYPSNYYWAAKIYLDTEDEVWGMLYGELFMNLERNTHRTVEMSKLLYETYKSEITIVSDSAVSVSFCKYAGLDLKNNSESSFGSGIYEPILMLSLPDVKTLDLATLSKIRTNFLNIYYKNNIENIYPNVLLDYQKLLMDAGHLEAYNYWILMQGDPSEFLQWKSANESKWKSFTDWFSNNPIKLSSKNKFVKDQY, encoded by the coding sequence ATGAAAATCTTAATTATATCATCAATCTTCTTTCTTTCAACTCTTCCCTTGCTTTCGCAGTCCAAAAAGGATATTGCGGCACAAAAGGGAATAGAAGCAGTAAAATTAATGGACTGTGGAAAAGTAGAAGAAAGTATCACTCTGCTTAAGGAAGCTCAAAAGCTTGATCCGGCGAATATTGTGTATCCTTACGAAATAGCTTATGCGCATTGTCTCGAAGAAAATTATGAAGAGGCTATTAATATTCTGAAACCGATACAGGAAAATGAAGATGCTTCGGATACATTTTTCCAGATGTTGGGTATTTGCTATAACTCTATAGGAAATAATGAAGGTGCAATAAAGACCTTTGAGGAAGGTATAAAGAAATTCCCCGATTCAGGTGCTCTTTATTTTGAATTAGGAAATGCGTATATGGCTCAAGATGAAAAATACACTGCACTATCTTATTTTGAGAAGGGAATCGCAGCAGATCCTAAATATCCTTCTAATTATTATTGGGCAGCTAAAATATATTTAGATACAGAAGATGAAGTATGGGGGATGCTCTACGGCGAACTATTTATGAATCTGGAGCGTAATACACATCGCACGGTTGAGATGAGTAAGTTGCTCTATGAGACATATAAGAGTGAGATCACGATAGTGAGTGACTCTGCTGTGTCTGTCAGTTTTTGTAAATATGCAGGACTAGATTTAAAAAATAATTCGGAATCCTCTTTTGGTAGTGGTATCTACGAACCAATTCTTATGTTGTCTCTTCCGGATGTCAAAACTTTAGATTTGGCTACATTGAGTAAGATTCGCACTAATTTTTTGAATATCTACTATAAAAATAATATAGAGAATATATATCCAAATGTACTGCTCGACTATCAAAAGTTGTTGATGGATGCCGGACACCTTGAAGCCTATAACTATTGGATATTGATGCAGGGAGATCCTTCCGAATTTCTTCAGTGGAAATCCGCGAATGAAAGTAAATGGAAAAGCTTTACAGACTGGTTCTCCAACAATCCGATCAAGCTGTCTTCTAAAAATAAGTTTGTAAAAGATCAATATTGA
- a CDS encoding metallophosphoesterase family protein has translation MKKSIRILLLGILCIFQSCEMIEYHPYDGRISGKTDINKKNIARIEETCRNKETIRFAMIGDTQRWYDETEAFVNALNKRNDIDFVIHGGDVSDFGLTKEFLWQRDILNKLKVPYVVLLGNHDCLANGIEVFRKVFGEENFSFIAGKTKFVCLNTNALEFDYSLPVPDFQFIEQEIKDKKDEYDKTVMAMHVRPFSEQFNNNIANVFQRYIKEFPNLQFCLNAHDHNIAVDDLFDDGIIYYGTPNIAKKKYLLFTLNSDNTYDYEVVAY, from the coding sequence ATGAAAAAATCGATAAGAATATTACTGCTTGGTATTTTATGTATATTTCAGTCATGCGAGATGATCGAATATCATCCGTACGATGGTCGCATTTCAGGGAAAACAGATATCAACAAAAAGAATATAGCACGAATAGAGGAAACTTGTAGAAACAAAGAAACAATACGGTTTGCGATGATTGGCGATACCCAACGATGGTATGACGAAACAGAGGCTTTTGTGAATGCACTAAATAAAAGAAACGATATAGATTTCGTTATTCACGGAGGAGACGTATCAGATTTTGGGCTTACCAAAGAATTTCTATGGCAACGGGATATTCTAAACAAACTGAAAGTACCTTATGTAGTCTTATTGGGAAATCACGATTGCCTCGCAAATGGGATAGAAGTCTTCAGGAAAGTTTTTGGTGAAGAAAATTTTTCCTTCATTGCCGGAAAAACGAAGTTCGTATGTTTAAACACCAATGCCTTGGAATTTGATTATTCGCTCCCTGTACCCGACTTTCAATTTATAGAACAAGAAATAAAAGACAAGAAGGATGAATACGATAAAACAGTAATGGCAATGCATGTCCGTCCTTTTTCAGAACAGTTCAACAACAATATAGCCAATGTATTTCAACGCTATATAAAAGAATTTCCGAATCTTCAATTTTGCCTCAATGCTCACGATCACAACATAGCAGTAGACGATCTCTTCGATGATGGAATAATCTATTATGGCACACCCAATATAGCTAAAAAGAAATATTTACTATTCACATTAAATTCAGATAACACCTATGACTATGAAGTGGTCGCTTATTAA
- the dnaG gene encoding DNA primase — MIDQATIDRIIDAAQVVDVVSQFVTLKRRGINYVGLCPFHEDRTPSFYVSPSKNICKCFACGEGGTAVHFIMKHEQLSYFDALRYLAKKYNIEIQERELTDEQKQAYNERESLFILNDFARNHFVKTLHEHIEGKSVGLSYFKERGFREDIIQKFQLGYSLEQRDSLTQEAIKNGYKEEFLVKTGLTIKSESNGALIDRFRGRVIFPVHTLSGKVVAFGGRILKKAENTGKYVNSPESEIYHKGSELYGIYFAKQAITKADCCYLVEGYTDVISMHQAGIENVVASSGTALTHGQIRLIHRFTEYVTILYDGDAAGIKAALRGIDLLLEEGMKIKVVLLPDGEDPDSFARKQNAESLTKYVQEHEVDFIRFKTQLLLDDAGNDPIKRATLISDIVSSIAVIPDNIIRSVYIKDCSILLNIDERILIQEVNKKRLAHLEKAPQPKIDPELSAINVDLSQPEAHRGKPVVKKTNIDKFELAILYFIVRYGMEILIEGGENNPATGDMPTTVIDWVKFDLQRDGFWFTNPLYKTILEDAIEHSANEYFNPSRYFLAHTDAHISKIAAELVSDRYQLSKLHIKQFGENLKKEDTPLAEEKHLWKNVPRAVTELKDAHISKQMKEIKEDLEKKQKEKDWDGAIILMQKLKEMDEIKKILAKELGERIILRW, encoded by the coding sequence ATGATAGATCAAGCCACCATAGACCGTATAATAGATGCTGCACAAGTAGTGGATGTAGTGTCTCAGTTTGTTACGCTCAAGCGTAGAGGTATTAATTATGTAGGGCTGTGTCCGTTCCACGAAGACAGAACTCCGTCATTCTACGTTTCTCCATCTAAGAATATATGTAAATGCTTTGCTTGTGGCGAAGGAGGAACCGCTGTTCACTTCATTATGAAGCATGAGCAGCTCTCTTATTTCGATGCACTACGTTATCTCGCAAAGAAGTATAACATCGAAATACAAGAGCGGGAGTTAACCGATGAGCAGAAGCAGGCTTATAACGAGCGTGAAAGCCTTTTTATATTAAATGACTTTGCCCGAAATCATTTTGTAAAAACTCTGCATGAACATATCGAGGGTAAATCTGTAGGTCTAAGTTATTTTAAAGAGAGAGGATTCCGTGAAGATATTATACAGAAATTCCAACTCGGGTACAGTCTCGAACAAAGAGACAGCCTCACGCAGGAAGCTATAAAAAATGGCTATAAAGAAGAATTCCTTGTAAAAACAGGTCTCACGATAAAAAGTGAGAGTAACGGCGCTCTTATCGACCGTTTTCGAGGGCGAGTTATATTTCCCGTACACACGTTATCGGGGAAAGTTGTTGCTTTTGGAGGACGTATTCTAAAAAAGGCAGAGAACACAGGAAAATACGTAAATTCTCCCGAAAGTGAGATATACCACAAGGGCAGCGAACTATATGGAATATATTTTGCAAAACAAGCTATCACCAAAGCCGACTGCTGCTATCTGGTAGAAGGATACACCGACGTGATATCAATGCATCAGGCAGGTATAGAAAATGTAGTTGCTTCATCAGGGACAGCACTTACTCACGGACAAATCAGGCTCATTCATCGCTTTACAGAATATGTAACTATACTCTACGATGGTGATGCTGCGGGTATAAAAGCGGCGCTGAGAGGGATAGACCTCTTGCTTGAAGAAGGAATGAAAATAAAGGTGGTACTCCTTCCTGATGGTGAAGACCCCGATTCATTTGCACGCAAACAAAATGCCGAGTCGCTGACAAAATATGTACAGGAACATGAAGTGGATTTCATACGCTTCAAAACACAATTACTATTAGATGATGCAGGCAATGACCCTATAAAGCGAGCAACCCTTATCTCCGACATAGTAAGCAGTATAGCGGTTATCCCCGACAACATTATACGCAGTGTATATATAAAAGATTGCAGTATACTACTGAATATAGACGAACGGATACTTATTCAGGAAGTAAATAAGAAAAGGCTTGCTCACCTAGAGAAGGCTCCTCAGCCGAAAATAGATCCGGAACTATCGGCAATCAACGTTGACCTCTCGCAGCCTGAAGCGCATAGAGGGAAACCCGTTGTAAAAAAGACTAACATTGATAAGTTTGAGTTGGCGATCCTCTACTTTATTGTCCGTTATGGAATGGAAATATTGATAGAAGGAGGAGAAAATAATCCTGCGACAGGCGATATGCCGACAACCGTAATAGATTGGGTGAAATTTGACTTGCAAAGAGATGGTTTTTGGTTTACAAATCCTCTGTATAAAACAATACTGGAAGATGCAATAGAACACTCGGCAAATGAGTATTTCAACCCTAGCCGTTACTTTCTGGCTCATACAGACGCACATATAAGCAAAATTGCAGCCGAGTTGGTAAGCGACAGATATCAGTTGAGTAAACTGCATATAAAACAATTTGGTGAGAATCTTAAAAAGGAAGACACCCCTCTTGCCGAAGAAAAGCATCTCTGGAAAAACGTTCCTCGTGCAGTTACCGAGTTAAAAGATGCTCATATATCTAAACAGATGAAGGAGATCAAAGAAGATCTGGAAAAGAAACAAAAGGAGAAAGACTGGGACGGAGCTATTATCCTTATGCAAAAGCTTAAGGAAATGGACGAAATAAAAAAGATTCTGGCAAAAGAATTAGGCGAAAGAATTATTCTGCGATGGTAA
- a CDS encoding YihY/virulence factor BrkB family protein, translating to MIERIKEFVKRVIRFLRYDIWRINKRERSSRKMGLYDIIKSFILAIRNIDGEQLFTRASALTYSTLLSIVPMLAVLFAIARGFGFQNIVKTQLFSYFAGQEEILNKATAFIDKSIEYAQGGIFLGVGVILLLYTVINLLSNIEDNFNKIWQIKKGRTYFRMFTDYLALIIIAPVFLICNAGVNILLSTTAEQQYILGLVIGPFMKVVPFLITILLFTILYIYIPNTKVKFTSALLGGVFTGICFQVFQMLYIGGQIWISKYNAIYGSFAALPLLLLWLQLTWFFVLFGVQLSFAYQNVNKFSFEHETSKISRRYKDFVALLIMTLIVKRFEKGDMPYTADELSEQYKIPTKLTSDTLFYLQDIGLIVETPSQNALVPAFIPALDINHITVSYLFEKIEMYGSEDFVIDTNAKFRKEWETILEIKELSDSENGDKLLKNL from the coding sequence ATGATTGAAAGAATAAAAGAGTTTGTAAAAAGAGTAATTCGATTTCTTAGGTATGATATCTGGCGGATAAACAAGCGCGAGAGATCGTCTCGTAAAATGGGATTGTACGATATTATTAAGTCTTTTATCCTAGCCATCAGGAATATTGATGGAGAGCAACTTTTTACACGTGCATCAGCATTGACATATAGCACCTTACTGTCTATCGTCCCCATGCTAGCTGTATTGTTTGCCATAGCTCGAGGCTTTGGTTTTCAGAATATTGTAAAGACTCAACTCTTTAGCTATTTTGCAGGACAAGAAGAGATATTGAATAAGGCGACAGCTTTTATCGACAAATCGATCGAATATGCTCAGGGTGGGATTTTCTTGGGCGTCGGCGTCATCTTGTTATTATATACTGTAATCAATCTGCTTTCGAACATAGAAGATAACTTCAATAAAATATGGCAGATAAAAAAAGGACGTACCTATTTTCGGATGTTCACGGACTATCTGGCTCTTATCATTATTGCGCCTGTTTTTCTTATATGCAATGCCGGGGTTAATATTCTTTTGAGCACTACAGCCGAGCAACAGTATATACTGGGACTGGTTATTGGTCCTTTTATGAAAGTTGTTCCTTTTCTTATTACCATTTTACTCTTTACAATACTATATATCTATATTCCTAATACGAAGGTTAAGTTTACCAGTGCCTTATTAGGCGGTGTGTTTACGGGTATATGTTTTCAGGTATTCCAAATGCTGTATATCGGTGGTCAGATTTGGATCTCTAAATACAATGCTATATATGGTAGTTTTGCTGCTTTGCCTTTGTTGCTGCTATGGTTGCAACTGACATGGTTTTTTGTGTTGTTTGGTGTGCAGCTATCTTTTGCTTATCAGAATGTAAATAAGTTTAGTTTCGAGCATGAAACTTCTAAAATAAGTCGTCGCTATAAGGATTTTGTTGCATTACTAATAATGACTTTGATTGTTAAGCGGTTTGAAAAAGGCGATATGCCTTATACTGCTGATGAACTTTCGGAGCAATATAAAATTCCGACAAAATTGACTAGTGATACTCTTTTTTATTTGCAGGATATCGGTCTTATTGTAGAGACTCCATCTCAAAACGCATTAGTACCCGCTTTTATACCTGCTTTGGATATCAATCATATTACCGTAAGTTATCTGTTTGAGAAAATAGAGATGTATGGTTCAGAGGATTTTGTGATTGATACAAATGCAAAATTCAGGAAAGAGTGGGAGACTATTTTAGAAATTAAAGAGCTTTCGGATAGCGAAAATGGGGACAAACTGCTCAAAAATTTATAA